A genome region from Rickettsiales endosymbiont of Stachyamoeba lipophora includes the following:
- a CDS encoding DUF2312 domain-containing protein — translation MSDLLETIDTSTATLLKQYIDRLTRLEQEKKDLSQDINEIYAEAKSNGFDTKTIKKILSILKKDQHQIAEEEALLETYKIALGLI, via the coding sequence ATGAGTGACTTATTAGAAACAATAGATACTAGCACCGCAACATTACTTAAACAATATATTGATAGACTAACCCGACTTGAGCAAGAGAAAAAAGATTTATCTCAAGACATCAATGAAATTTACGCAGAAGCAAAATCCAATGGATTCGATACTAAAACTATCAAAAAAATCTTAAGCATCCTTAAAAAAGATCAACATCAAATAGCTGAAGAAGAAGCCTTATTAGAGACCTATAAAATAGCATTAGGACTTATTTAA
- a CDS encoding thiamine diphosphokinase, with protein sequence MQQAIIICNGEAPSFPFNVTDKIIIAADGGANICSSFNINPHYIIGDLDSFENHNFSKNTQIIKINCQESNDFEKALKLCEELGITFITVYAATGKRIDQTLTNLCLLQKYSHLNIQIIDHYFISCVLIPNRDYEFSGWQGRIVSLFPLSGKAEAITTLGLKYTLNNESLENGFRHGSSNEMLLDTFRISFKGGYLILMMERTVNLL encoded by the coding sequence ATGCAACAAGCAATAATAATTTGTAATGGGGAAGCGCCTAGCTTTCCCTTTAATGTCACCGATAAAATCATCATTGCAGCAGATGGTGGAGCAAATATTTGCTCTAGTTTTAACATTAATCCACATTATATTATTGGCGATTTAGATAGCTTTGAAAATCATAATTTTTCTAAAAACACTCAAATAATTAAGATTAATTGCCAGGAATCTAATGATTTTGAAAAAGCATTAAAATTATGTGAGGAGCTTGGAATAACCTTTATTACAGTTTATGCAGCAACCGGCAAAAGGATCGACCAAACCTTAACTAATCTATGTTTACTACAAAAATATAGCCATTTAAATATCCAAATTATTGATCATTATTTTATAAGCTGCGTGCTAATTCCCAATAGAGATTATGAATTTTCCGGATGGCAAGGTAGAATAGTATCTTTATTTCCTTTATCCGGCAAAGCAGAAGCTATCACTACTTTAGGTTTAAAATATACACTTAATAATGAAAGTTTAGAAAATGGCTTTCGTCATGGTTCCTCTAATGAAATGCTCTTGGATACTTTCCGAATCAGCTTTAAAGGCGGGTACCTAATATTAATGATGGAACGAACTGTAAATTTATTATAA
- a CDS encoding NAD(P)/FAD-dependent oxidoreductase: MQATQYDVIVVGGGAAGLMAAAQAGKRNRKVLLLEHSNKIGEKIRISGGGKCNFTNLYTTPKNYLSDNPHFAISALSQYTQHDFIKLVEKYNITYHEKTLGQLFCDGSSGQIINMLLEECKKFDVTILLNSTIMDVNKSEDFIIKTLNDGDFSATSLIVATGGLSIPKIGATDFGYRIAKQFGLNIVPTYPALVPLTVSEYDLDFFKSLSGISIPSIVNYDSAAFKENILFTHRGLSGPAILQISSYIKQPQNQIININLLPNLNLKELFIKEKNNKTLLANILKEFLPNRFVETWCTANITPKKLIDYKAKELEKIAETLHCFKININGTEGYLKAEVTAGGVSTGELSSKTMESKKVPNLYFIGEVVDVTGWLGGYNFQWAWSSGFVAGFSA, translated from the coding sequence GTGCAGGCTACCCAATATGATGTTATAGTAGTAGGAGGGGGAGCTGCAGGGCTTATGGCTGCAGCTCAAGCTGGAAAACGTAACAGAAAAGTATTATTACTAGAACATAGTAATAAAATTGGTGAAAAGATAAGAATTTCTGGTGGTGGAAAATGTAATTTTACTAACCTTTATACTACCCCTAAAAATTATCTTTCTGATAATCCTCATTTTGCAATTTCTGCTTTATCACAATATACTCAACATGATTTTATAAAATTAGTAGAAAAATATAATATTACTTATCATGAAAAAACCTTAGGGCAGTTATTTTGTGATGGATCTTCAGGACAAATTATTAATATGTTACTTGAAGAGTGTAAAAAATTTGATGTCACAATCTTACTTAACAGTACAATAATGGATGTTAATAAAAGTGAAGATTTCATAATAAAGACACTAAATGATGGGGATTTTTCAGCAACATCATTGATTGTAGCTACTGGTGGTCTTTCTATCCCTAAAATTGGTGCAACAGATTTTGGTTACCGTATAGCTAAGCAATTTGGTTTAAATATAGTTCCTACTTATCCTGCATTAGTACCGCTTACCGTAAGTGAGTATGATCTAGATTTTTTTAAAAGCTTAAGTGGTATATCTATTCCATCAATAGTGAATTATGATTCGGCTGCTTTTAAAGAAAATATTTTATTTACTCACCGGGGTTTAAGCGGGCCTGCAATTCTACAAATCTCTTCTTATATTAAGCAACCACAAAATCAGATAATTAATATTAATTTATTACCTAATTTAAATTTAAAAGAATTATTTATTAAAGAAAAAAATAACAAAACTTTGCTTGCTAATATTCTTAAAGAATTTTTGCCTAATAGATTTGTAGAAACTTGGTGTACAGCAAATATTACACCTAAAAAGCTTATAGATTATAAAGCGAAAGAATTAGAAAAAATTGCTGAAACCCTACATTGTTTTAAAATTAATATTAATGGTACTGAAGGTTACTTAAAGGCTGAAGTAACTGCAGGAGGGGTGAGTACTGGAGAGTTATCTTCTAAAACTATGGAATCAAAAAAAGTACCAAATTTATATTTTATAGGAGAGGTGGTAGATGTTACCGGCTGGCTTGGTGGATATAATTTCCAGTGGGCGTGGTCTTCGGGCTTTGTAGCGGGTTTTAGTGCATAA
- the dnaE gene encoding DNA polymerase III subunit alpha: protein MHPFIHLKVHSSYSLAQSTLNISKIVELAKANNMPAIALCDKGNLFGALEFSVESAKNGIKPIIACEIPIYIDYGYNKYDIDCLNLYAQNQEGYKNLLHIVSQIYLNPVPKLHSFAIHYEIIKEHSNGLIALTASNKGRLNKLLKAGQSIQANDYINELQNDFSDRLYIEIERDDDYDAVLEEKVLNLAFDKHLPIVATNQIFYDAPSMHKAHDILLCIANSTYLMVEDRTKSSKEHYFKNTAQMNELFADLPEALANTMLIAERCSVMSEPEKPMLPTFTGNNQEDEDKSLIDNANSGLEARLIQKKELENLADEQFTQVVKEYQERLDFELKVITSMKFSGYFLIVSDFIKWSKRNNVPVGPGRGSGAGSLVAWCLEITDLDPLRFGLLFERFLNPDRISMPDFDIDFCQEKRDQVIEYVRNKYGSSRVAQIITFGKLQARAVLKDVGRVMQMPYGQVDKISKMVPHNPASPVTLAQAIDLEPNLQKEIKGSEEVKKLVDIALSLEGIYRHASTHAAGVVIADRDLTEIVPLYSDQKSEIPVIQYSMKYAEMAGLVKFDFLGLKTLTIIQHTIDLLKTQNILVDIEKISFKDPLTYEMLSQGDGVGVFQFESRGMRDTLRKLRPDSIEDLIALGALYRPGPMDNIPSYIARKHGLEEPDYIHPLLEGILKETFGVIIYQEQVMQLAQILAGYSLGNADLLRRAMGKKIKAEMDAQREIFVTGAIKNNIEANQASHIFDLVAKFASYGFNKSHAAAYGLISYQTAYLKANFRVEFLIANLNLELMNTEKIAIFLQEAKNAKIKILPPDINKSQAKFSLELDEQGTKCIRYGMAALKNIGVGQIDEIIKVGMEKGAFKDLEDFLQKINGLIINKRFIENLAKSGSFDSIHPVRAEIVEQIEHIIKFYDSLKAASNSSQLGLFESLGSTNLHSINKLNLPKLEEYSFDVRLEGEYQAFGFYFHDHPLNQYKKYIDELHMVDYETLNEIVGGKDRVYKLAVLPIEVRMRVSQKGRFAYIAVSDPFHTYEVSIFDQDLLDAAKNLFETRRPLYLEVNAYRDEGGGLRIIVQKAEYLINVILDNYPRLALEIDNPEIIETLQRSDQGRMVNITLRTHLDNQLITIDLNQKIKINYRLFDEIKDSVRHFEFLPR from the coding sequence ATGCATCCTTTTATTCATCTTAAAGTACACAGTTCTTATTCACTTGCACAATCTACACTAAATATTAGTAAAATAGTAGAATTAGCTAAAGCTAATAATATGCCTGCTATAGCATTATGCGATAAGGGTAATTTATTTGGTGCTTTAGAGTTTTCAGTTGAATCTGCCAAAAATGGTATCAAGCCAATTATCGCTTGCGAGATTCCTATATATATCGATTATGGGTATAATAAATATGATATAGATTGTTTAAATCTTTATGCTCAAAATCAAGAGGGTTATAAAAATTTACTGCATATTGTTAGTCAAATTTATCTTAATCCTGTTCCTAAATTACACAGCTTTGCAATACATTATGAGATTATTAAAGAACATAGCAATGGATTAATTGCTCTAACTGCTTCGAATAAAGGCAGGTTAAATAAGCTTTTAAAAGCTGGGCAGAGCATCCAAGCTAATGATTATATCAATGAATTACAAAATGATTTTAGTGATCGGCTATATATTGAAATAGAAAGAGATGATGATTATGATGCTGTGCTTGAGGAAAAAGTTTTAAATCTGGCCTTTGATAAGCATTTACCAATAGTGGCGACTAACCAGATTTTTTATGATGCTCCGAGCATGCATAAAGCCCATGATATTTTGTTGTGCATTGCCAATAGCACCTATTTAATGGTAGAGGACAGGACTAAATCATCTAAAGAACATTATTTTAAAAATACAGCTCAAATGAATGAGCTCTTTGCTGATTTGCCTGAGGCATTAGCTAATACTATGCTTATCGCTGAACGTTGTTCGGTGATGAGTGAACCTGAAAAACCAATGTTACCGACTTTTACCGGGAATAATCAAGAAGATGAGGATAAATCTCTTATTGATAATGCAAATAGCGGGTTAGAAGCTCGACTTATACAGAAAAAGGAACTTGAAAACCTTGCTGATGAGCAATTTACCCAAGTTGTTAAAGAATATCAAGAGCGGCTGGATTTTGAATTAAAAGTTATTACTTCGATGAAATTTTCTGGCTACTTCTTAATAGTTTCAGATTTTATTAAATGGAGTAAGCGAAATAATGTACCAGTAGGTCCAGGAAGAGGGTCGGGTGCTGGTTCGCTTGTCGCATGGTGCCTTGAGATCACTGATTTAGATCCTCTTCGCTTTGGTTTGCTATTTGAGCGTTTTCTTAATCCTGATCGTATTTCTATGCCAGATTTTGATATTGATTTTTGTCAAGAAAAGCGAGATCAGGTCATTGAATATGTAAGAAATAAATATGGCTCAAGTAGGGTTGCTCAAATTATTACTTTTGGAAAGTTGCAAGCTCGTGCAGTACTTAAGGATGTGGGAAGAGTAATGCAAATGCCTTATGGGCAGGTAGATAAAATTAGTAAAATGGTTCCACATAACCCTGCAAGCCCTGTAACTCTTGCTCAGGCTATTGATCTAGAACCTAATTTACAAAAAGAAATTAAAGGCAGTGAAGAAGTTAAAAAACTGGTGGATATTGCTTTAAGCTTAGAAGGTATTTATCGTCATGCTTCTACTCACGCCGCAGGTGTAGTGATAGCGGATAGGGATTTAACTGAAATTGTACCACTTTACAGTGATCAAAAATCAGAAATTCCTGTTATCCAATATTCGATGAAATATGCAGAGATGGCAGGGCTAGTTAAATTTGACTTTTTAGGATTAAAGACTCTTACCATCATTCAGCATACAATAGATCTACTTAAAACTCAAAATATCCTAGTTGATATTGAAAAAATTTCTTTTAAAGATCCGCTAACTTATGAAATGCTATCTCAAGGTGATGGGGTAGGGGTGTTCCAGTTTGAAAGCAGAGGAATGCGAGATACTTTAAGAAAGTTAAGACCTGATTCTATTGAAGATTTAATAGCTCTTGGCGCTTTATATAGGCCAGGTCCTATGGATAATATTCCCTCCTATATCGCTCGTAAGCATGGACTAGAAGAGCCAGATTATATCCATCCATTGTTAGAAGGTATTCTTAAAGAAACCTTTGGGGTAATAATTTATCAAGAACAAGTAATGCAGCTGGCGCAAATTCTTGCTGGATATTCTTTGGGTAATGCGGATTTACTTAGAAGAGCCATGGGTAAGAAAATTAAAGCAGAGATGGATGCACAACGGGAAATATTTGTAACTGGTGCAATTAAAAACAACATTGAAGCAAACCAAGCTAGCCATATTTTTGATCTGGTAGCGAAATTTGCTAGCTACGGATTTAATAAATCTCATGCGGCTGCTTATGGTTTAATTTCTTATCAAACCGCATATTTAAAAGCTAATTTTAGAGTAGAGTTTTTAATTGCCAACTTAAATTTAGAATTAATGAATACAGAGAAAATTGCAATTTTCTTACAAGAAGCTAAGAATGCTAAAATTAAGATTTTACCTCCTGATATTAATAAATCCCAAGCTAAATTTAGTCTAGAGTTAGATGAGCAGGGAACAAAATGTATTCGTTACGGTATGGCGGCTCTTAAAAATATTGGAGTAGGCCAGATTGATGAAATTATTAAAGTTGGAATGGAAAAAGGAGCATTTAAGGATTTAGAAGATTTTCTACAAAAAATTAATGGGCTAATTATTAATAAGCGTTTTATAGAAAATTTAGCTAAATCTGGGAGCTTTGATTCTATACATCCGGTTCGGGCTGAAATTGTTGAGCAAATTGAACATATTATTAAGTTTTATGATTCATTAAAAGCGGCCAGTAATAGCTCTCAATTAGGATTGTTTGAATCTTTAGGTTCTACTAATTTGCATAGTATCAACAAGCTTAACTTACCAAAATTGGAAGAGTATAGTTTTGATGTTAGGTTAGAAGGTGAATATCAAGCTTTTGGTTTCTATTTTCATGATCATCCACTGAATCAATATAAAAAATATATTGATGAGTTGCATATGGTAGATTATGAAACGTTAAACGAAATTGTGGGTGGTAAGGATAGAGTTTATAAACTGGCAGTATTACCCATTGAGGTAAGAATGCGCGTTTCTCAAAAGGGGCGTTTTGCTTATATTGCTGTTTCCGATCCTTTTCATACATATGAAGTTTCAATTTTTGATCAAGATCTACTTGATGCAGCTAAAAATCTATTTGAAACTAGAAGACCGCTATATTTAGAAGTTAACGCCTATCGTGATGAAGGTGGAGGGCTTAGAATAATTGTTCAAAAAGCTGAATATTTAATTAATGTTATTTTAGATAATTATCCTCGTCTTGCTTTAGAAATTGATAATCCTGAAATAATAGAAACGTTACAACGTTCAGATCAAGGAAGAATGGTAAATATAACTCTTAGAACTCATCTTGATAATCAGCTGATTACTATTGATCTTAATCAAAAAATTAAAATTAATTATCGTTTATTTGATGAAATTAAAGATTCTGTACGTCATTTCGAATTTCTTCCTAGGTAG
- a CDS encoding M15 family metallopeptidase translates to MTERNKNEAIILIADPRILAIEIKDNQEEMLDLTLQTAIIYGSSPEIPNNNDYTKLRKTVYERLRQAQSLLPQGFKFCLYEGYRSIKLQKKLFDMRFAKIAYLHPDWPEEMIFDETIKMVSPVVNKDKSLNIPPHSTGAAFDVYLLNDKGEAVDMGIHPKDWAHDTEGIVSLTSSDEISNEAKFHRHIMNRALEAVDFVNYPTEFWHWSYGDRYWAYHKGAANALYGSWEG, encoded by the coding sequence ATGACAGAGCGTAATAAAAATGAAGCAATTATATTGATTGCTGATCCACGTATTTTAGCAATAGAGATTAAAGATAATCAGGAAGAGATGCTTGACCTTACCTTGCAAACCGCAATTATTTATGGTTCTTCACCAGAAATTCCTAATAATAATGATTATACTAAATTAAGAAAAACGGTGTATGAGAGGTTAAGGCAAGCTCAAAGCTTACTTCCTCAGGGTTTTAAATTTTGTTTGTATGAAGGTTATAGAAGTATTAAATTACAAAAAAAATTATTTGATATGCGTTTTGCTAAGATTGCATATTTGCATCCTGATTGGCCAGAAGAAATGATATTTGATGAAACTATAAAAATGGTTTCTCCGGTAGTTAATAAAGATAAATCCCTTAATATACCTCCTCATTCAACTGGTGCAGCTTTTGATGTATACTTGCTTAATGATAAAGGTGAGGCCGTGGATATGGGCATTCATCCAAAAGATTGGGCACACGATACTGAAGGAATAGTGTCCCTTACTAGCTCAGATGAAATTTCTAATGAGGCTAAATTTCATCGTCATATAATGAATAGGGCATTAGAGGCAGTAGATTTTGTTAATTATCCAACCGAATTTTGGCATTGGTCTTATGGTGATCGTTACTGGGCCTATCATAAAGGAGCGGCTAATGCTTTATACGGGAGCTGGGAAGGATAA
- a CDS encoding EAL domain-containing protein, whose product MQLIIEDSEAKLRKYLNDIRNNSRGMSAIYCNFSKLSRAYQSNMQLKIALKTIADILVHYQGYTFQLKNNDIVIIMETALEKTIEQVIFQLRYLFIDDPLAYINRGVENKDFCKIYFLTFEFKKFVSDVEHSISLDHPAGITKTTISRSFGEFITVLEHSLKSINIAELLKRQIIAISTDGINYKAFCEEIFVNIPKLKQILPEDVLNFPDRLYNDFLFDLLDQTVIYHITSNLNTFYQKAISINLNVSSVLTDSFSNFIEKLTAEQKKMTVVEINISEMFNDIRAFFSARELLQQHGIKLCLDGVNSLTLKQIDRSSLGFDLLKLQWNADLAENIHSEENQQLKQKILACGTNRIILCRCDDIKAINYGRAMGIQIFQGWHLDGLDIK is encoded by the coding sequence TTGCAATTAATAATAGAAGATAGCGAAGCAAAATTGCGTAAATATCTCAACGACATTAGAAATAACAGTCGTGGGATGAGCGCTATATATTGCAATTTTTCTAAGCTTTCACGCGCCTACCAAAGTAACATGCAATTAAAGATCGCATTAAAAACTATTGCGGATATTTTAGTACATTATCAAGGCTATACTTTTCAGTTAAAAAATAATGATATTGTTATAATTATGGAAACTGCTCTTGAAAAAACTATTGAGCAGGTGATTTTCCAATTAAGATATTTATTTATAGATGATCCGTTAGCCTATATTAATCGTGGAGTAGAAAATAAAGATTTTTGTAAAATATATTTTCTGACCTTTGAATTTAAAAAATTTGTAAGCGATGTAGAACACTCTATTTCCTTAGATCATCCTGCGGGTATTACTAAAACAACAATTTCAAGATCATTTGGTGAATTTATCACCGTTTTAGAGCATAGTTTAAAAAGCATTAATATTGCTGAACTTTTAAAACGCCAAATTATTGCTATTAGTACTGATGGTATTAATTACAAAGCTTTTTGCGAAGAAATATTTGTAAACATTCCAAAATTAAAGCAAATATTACCCGAAGATGTATTAAACTTTCCTGATAGGCTCTATAATGATTTTTTATTTGATCTGTTAGATCAAACGGTAATCTATCATATTACTAGTAATCTAAATACTTTCTATCAAAAAGCGATTAGTATTAATTTAAATGTAAGCTCAGTCCTTACCGATAGTTTTAGTAATTTCATAGAAAAACTAACTGCTGAGCAAAAAAAAATGACAGTAGTTGAGATCAATATCAGTGAGATGTTTAATGATATTCGTGCTTTTTTCTCAGCACGAGAGTTATTGCAACAACATGGAATTAAACTTTGCTTAGACGGAGTAAATTCTCTTACCTTAAAACAAATTGATCGCTCTTCATTAGGCTTTGATTTGCTTAAATTACAATGGAATGCTGATTTAGCCGAAAATATTCACTCTGAAGAAAATCAGCAGCTTAAACAAAAAATTTTAGCTTGCGGTACTAATCGTATTATTCTATGTAGATGCGATGATATTAAAGCTATTAATTACGGTCGTGCAATGGGCATTCAAATTTTCCAAGGCTGGCATTTAGATGGACTTGATATTAAGTAG
- a CDS encoding Trm112 family protein, which produces MFNETLLEILVCPLTKEPLEHDTQAQELISKAAGLAFPIRDGIPIMLVDEARKLR; this is translated from the coding sequence ATGTTTAACGAAACATTATTAGAAATTTTAGTTTGTCCTCTTACCAAAGAACCTTTGGAGCATGATACTCAAGCACAAGAGTTAATTTCAAAAGCTGCAGGTCTTGCTTTTCCTATCAGAGATGGTATTCCTATCATGCTTGTTGATGAAGCTAGAAAATTAAGATAA
- the xth gene encoding exodeoxyribonuclease III, whose product MLKLSCWNVNSLPARIDLVKEFITQENPDVLIFQELKTITESFPYEFFSDLGYNSQVYGQKTYNGVAIISKHLVEETILGKEVFHEDEHARYIESLINFNGQILRIGNVYVPNGGEVGSDKFEYKLKFLDRLYEHLQQVCSWKEHFVIGGDFNIAPENIDVYDSSQLFNHTCFHVEEQKRLNKIFNLPLFDGYRLLHPNTQQFSWWDYRAGAFQRNQGMRIDHLLFSPQLIDYVEEIYFSKEFRSKPKPSDHIPLTALINFNRGK is encoded by the coding sequence ATGCTTAAATTATCTTGCTGGAATGTTAACTCACTACCGGCCAGAATAGATCTGGTGAAAGAATTTATTACTCAAGAAAACCCAGATGTTCTAATTTTTCAAGAACTTAAAACAATTACTGAAAGCTTTCCATATGAATTTTTTAGTGATTTAGGTTACAACTCACAGGTGTATGGGCAAAAGACCTATAATGGGGTTGCAATTATTAGCAAGCATTTGGTTGAAGAAACTATTTTAGGTAAAGAAGTTTTTCATGAAGATGAACACGCCAGATATATTGAAAGTTTAATTAATTTTAATGGCCAAATTCTTAGGATAGGTAATGTGTATGTACCTAATGGTGGAGAGGTAGGATCAGATAAATTTGAGTATAAGCTAAAATTTTTAGATAGGCTTTATGAGCATTTACAGCAAGTTTGTTCTTGGAAGGAACATTTTGTCATTGGCGGAGACTTTAATATAGCTCCAGAAAATATAGATGTATATGATAGCTCTCAACTTTTTAATCATACCTGCTTTCATGTTGAAGAACAAAAACGCTTAAATAAAATTTTCAATTTACCGTTATTTGATGGCTATAGATTACTTCATCCTAATACCCAGCAATTTTCTTGGTGGGATTATAGAGCCGGAGCGTTTCAACGCAATCAAGGCATGAGAATTGATCATTTACTTTTTTCTCCTCAGCTTATAGATTACGTGGAAGAAATTTATTTTAGTAAGGAATTTAGGTCAAAACCAAAGCCATCCGATCATATACCATTAACTGCACTAATTAATTTTAACAGAGGAAAATAA
- a CDS encoding DUF892 family protein — translation MATLVGTQPTFAGALKDLVELEYDAIEAYKTAINRIDNNEYKRKMTEMQQAHHAHIQELAHVLKKHGENVPTSADNTKQWMTKGKLVLADLIGDNAILSAMQTNENDAKTAYSRLLERNDVWEDAKSVLKKGFEDETKYKQWFDKTVH, via the coding sequence ATGGCAACTTTAGTTGGAACACAACCTACTTTCGCAGGTGCTTTAAAAGACTTAGTAGAACTTGAATATGATGCAATTGAGGCATATAAAACAGCAATTAACCGCATTGATAACAATGAATACAAAAGGAAAATGACAGAGATGCAACAAGCTCATCATGCCCACATTCAAGAACTTGCCCATGTTCTAAAAAAGCATGGTGAAAACGTACCAACCAGTGCTGATAACACCAAACAATGGATGACCAAAGGAAAGCTTGTGCTCGCTGATTTAATTGGTGATAACGCAATTCTATCAGCAATGCAAACTAATGAAAATGATGCAAAAACTGCATATAGCAGACTTTTAGAACGTAATGATGTTTGGGAAGATGCTAAATCTGTTTTGAAAAAAGGCTTTGAAGATGAAACGAAATATAAACAATGGTTTGATAAAACTGTTCATTAA
- a CDS encoding patatin-like phospholipase family protein — protein sequence MKNKLILLMVLVIATSCITRPHIKFNQHQFIEQNRKIENIRVALVLGGGGSRGVAHIGVLEVLEKHKIPIDLIVATSAGSIIGALYADSLSVPQIKEKIFQLNKWDILDLSIINTINLLYTTSGLIEGKRLEKFLSKNLTIANFEQASIPAVFVATDILQQKTFIFNKGPLIPAIMASSAIPPVIPPVEVYNKILIDGGVMEPVPVRIAKKYHPKIIIAVDICEPPPSQSLPKNTLDLTYWALWVSYNELAHLQGGIADIVIKPELEGFGMFNNDHTHELYNLGVKAAEKQIPAIKAKLKMIGS from the coding sequence ATGAAAAATAAGCTTATATTACTAATGGTCTTAGTTATTGCAACTTCGTGCATTACTCGTCCACATATCAAATTTAATCAACATCAATTTATTGAGCAAAACAGAAAAATTGAGAATATTAGAGTAGCATTAGTTTTAGGTGGTGGCGGATCGAGAGGAGTAGCCCATATTGGCGTATTGGAAGTATTAGAAAAGCATAAAATACCTATTGATTTGATTGTAGCTACTAGTGCAGGAAGCATTATAGGTGCTTTATATGCTGATTCTTTATCTGTTCCTCAAATTAAGGAAAAGATTTTTCAATTAAATAAATGGGATATACTAGATCTTTCTATTATAAACACCATTAATTTGCTCTATACTACTTCTGGGCTTATTGAGGGTAAGCGGCTTGAAAAATTTCTAAGCAAAAACTTAACTATTGCTAATTTTGAGCAAGCCAGTATACCTGCCGTGTTCGTAGCTACTGATATTTTACAACAAAAAACATTCATTTTTAATAAAGGGCCATTGATCCCTGCGATTATGGCTTCATCTGCCATTCCGCCGGTAATACCTCCTGTAGAAGTTTATAATAAGATCTTAATTGATGGCGGCGTAATGGAACCGGTACCAGTGAGAATAGCTAAAAAATATCATCCTAAAATTATTATAGCAGTGGATATTTGTGAGCCTCCTCCATCACAATCATTACCTAAGAATACTCTAGATCTAACTTACTGGGCATTATGGGTTTCCTACAATGAGCTTGCTCATCTTCAAGGCGGCATTGCTGATATAGTAATTAAACCAGAATTAGAAGGATTTGGGATGTTTAATAATGATCATACACATGAATTATATAATTTAGGCGTAAAAGCAGCCGAAAAACAAATTCCTGCAATTAAAGCAAAACTAAAAATGATTGGTTCTTAA
- a CDS encoding GtrA family protein: protein MPLSSNKLLPPTHKLLRFIVVGIIVTLIHASILALLVEAAHLAVLPANFIAFCIAFIISFLGHHHWSFKSTAKYRNSLPRFLACALLGILFNQVIMCISIEILRLNYRIGFIIIICVIPIITFIVNNFWAFKH, encoded by the coding sequence ATGCCGTTAAGTAGTAACAAATTACTACCCCCTACTCATAAATTGCTTCGTTTCATAGTTGTAGGAATTATAGTCACCCTTATTCATGCAAGCATATTAGCTTTGTTAGTTGAAGCAGCACACCTAGCGGTCTTACCAGCCAATTTTATAGCTTTTTGTATAGCTTTTATTATTTCTTTTTTAGGTCACCATCATTGGTCGTTTAAATCAACTGCTAAATATCGCAATAGCTTGCCTAGATTTTTGGCCTGTGCCCTTTTAGGCATATTATTTAACCAAGTAATCATGTGTATTAGCATAGAAATACTTAGGCTAAATTATCGCATTGGCTTTATCATTATTATCTGTGTAATCCCCATTATTACATTTATAGTTAATAACTTTTGGGCTTTTAAACATTAA